The Solea senegalensis isolate Sse05_10M linkage group LG18, IFAPA_SoseM_1, whole genome shotgun sequence DNA segment CTAACTCCTGCGCTAGATAAAAATCCAATTGTAGGATGTTTACATTCCTCGTGAGACAAAATCAAAGACGCTTTGAATCCACCAAACAAGTACAAATaggttttttttggtgaaaacaaaggaaaaattgCTTCCATTAGAGATTCTGTTGCTGAAACCATGTGAAGAGACGACcaaattttttttcttaaagcaaTACttccagcaaaaaaaacaaaaacaaaaaagagacaggaagaggCGCAGAACGTTGAGATTCTGATGAAGCAATGAAGGATTTGTAATTTTGAAGACTGAAGTAATTCAAGGTCaatcctaaaaaaacaaaacaaaaggagcGGCGGTTTTAATGTTTCCcgtgtaacaaaaaaaatgtgaacgtgtgagtgtATCACTGTGTATGTATGAATCCAAACGACTTATTTTCCTTTAaggattttattatttattcaaatcttcaaaaaaaaaacaaaaaaaagactcaactttctatttttttctattttttgtaaagtagatttattttgtttttctgtttatctttgttgttCCGCTACAACATGAGTTACGGAGTGGTTTTCAGATATAAAATACGCCCTCTACTGGCCGTAAAAACCTAAAGCAGAGAACCTAAAGAGTTACGACGCCTCTGTTCTTCATCTACGTCACcgtcaaaagaaaaaaagaatcttttCTACGCACTTTTATTTCTCGCTTTCTTTTtatgttacttttattttcatctgaaaagaaaatggataAATACTTAGCATTTTCAAtctcaaacaaaaaacaaaagacagtttTTTGTAATTGCATGACATGTAGCTAAAAGTTagatttacacaaaaaaaaagaatgaatttgaactggcaaacaaaaaaaacaacaaaaaaattgtaATGTGATGTGGAACTTTTGCTGTAGCACAATTTCTTGCATCATCACGATCTTAGGGCTAAAAAATCGGAAACaataattagtttttattgtgtgtgtgtcgtattTGTATCGGTGTTAATGTCGTGCTCTCATCAGCGCCACCTTcaggaacagaaaaaaatgaaaacgcAAAGCATGAGGACGACGAgcgatgaaaaaaaaattctagGAATTTCTGCAAATTTACAGTGAAATTGTGgaattttttcaattttaagtTTATTTCGTTTTTTGAGAGAATTTTGACTCATTATAAaaaacctgaagaaaaaaaaaacatgtgctcaTGTATATGAATGGATGTTTTGTGTTGCATGACTCTTTGTGCTCCGTGTTGCTCCAGTCACAAGCCGTAGGACTGTAGATGTCGtaaaaaaagctgcaaaaacaaaacaacgcgTTTCTTTATCTCGTGGGAGTCGCTGACCTCAGCTGGGAACCCTCGAAGCTCCTCCCTCCCCGTATGTAAATGACTCCATCTTGTGACAATCTCTGACCTCACCGTTGACCCCTCTGACTCTGAACAATGGTCAGTCCTGATAGAGACGGACGCTGGTGTTTTAACCGTGTGAGGTTCAGCTGCACATGAGATGAcgacacctcctcctcctcctcctccttctcatcatcatcatcatcatcacgtgGATCTACTGTGTTGTGTCATCGTCACGCGGTCTCATTTTATGTCAAGTGGAGATTTGTTAGAGTGAGGTTTGGCCGACATAAGATCtaatttgtgattttattccAAATAAAAGCTGCTGTCTGTGAATTGGTACCGAAATGCAGAAGGAAATGTGGACCGATgtttggctcctcctcctccactgattCTCAGATATTTAACTAACACTTGGGTTTTTTTGGTCAAACCTGACGGAGCGTTCAAGAATTTGGACCAAACCCGATATggattttgtattattattgtcgCCAGATGCTGTAGCGTCAGCGCTAGCGGCTGCCATAGCCAGATGCCATGACTTTGACTTTTGGTGTAAGCAGCACATTAGCAGCTGCTATAGCCAGATGTAGTACCATCACCATTTGAGCTTAGCAACTACTATAGCTAGACACTAATGTCCAACACTGTAGCCAAGGCATCTAGCTACAGTAGCTAGACATTAGCAGCTGCTTTTGTCAAATGCTATAGCTTATTTGTCAGGGGATGTTAACTTTACCAGCTGCTGAAGTATGGCTCCATTAGCTaggttttatttacataaagAACATGAAAATGAGTGAGTTTAGCATCTTCATCAGTTTGGTAAAAGTCATCCAAGTAtccagtacttttttttagcagaGCCAGACTCAGTCTAGAGTTAAGGTCTTTGCACATCGGGCGGATTTGAGAAAAACCAGGACGGAAATGCGGCCTTCtggatttattgtgattttatggctgtagaattgtccaaaaGGACGATGATTGGTTAGCTGTGAATTTGTCAGAAAATCCCTCAGGAAAAATTGATTGTGATCTGTAAAAAATAACACTTGCAATTTGGTGAAATCTGTCAACGTGAATGCTGCAAACGGGCTTTTAGCTGAAGCTACTCTGGTTGTTAGCATTTATTTATAGCTACCGCATATGACAAAAATCACCGTTACAaccacaaatacacaaaagtcACACACCAGCACTTCTATAACAACACAATTACAACAACCTTGGATTCAACCCTGGTCGAAATGAAACCACTCATAAATGTTGACATAATCTAACTATTTTCGGTTTATTTGGAATTGTTTTATGGAAGTAAATGGCTgctacacagaaacacaaatattatttcttattcttattcctattattaacaataataataataataaagtaaagtaaataataatttacttaaaaaacttaaatttacttattttaacacgtcattcatccatttattgaacctttatactgtattttcagtAAAGTAACTGAAAGaacagacatttaaattcaTCTTATTACTATTGTGACTTTCATAGTTGGTCATATAAACAGATTAGGTCAGAAAACACTGGCTCAGCAAGCTTATGTTAGCCGCAGTGGTGGCTCAAACTCAGAACTACAAACAGTTTAGTTGGTCAGAACCTACAGTTATTAGCATTAGCTCTCAGTATGTTTGTTACATACACCTTAATCTACACTATTTTAATCCACTTTATACTATTTGTTGTAGAAATGCCGGTGCTTTAGCTACTTTCAAGCTACTGAGGCTAACTGCTAGCACTTACCTGGTTAATAGTAAAGAGGCCACGTTCCTCCACGtccttcctcttcatcctcatcttctccttcagttaaaacaaaaccacaacttCACTCTGGTTTTTAGAGACACTTTTGTCCACTTGGTGTTTAGCCTCACTTAGCTAGCATTTCTTAGGTTGTGGCTCCTGGTTTTGACCTGATTGTACCGCCCCCCTTAGCTTTTATTGGCTAAAAGAAATGAACACTTTGGCTGACCAATGCTGTCCAGAACAAGTAaagaccagcagagggcagtgtctCCACCACACACGTGTTTGGATTAATCTGTGTTTCACATGAGTTTCTGTCACAAAAatagacaggaagttagccaaaagcAACACATAATTGTCATTTCTTGGAATGTAATGGAATTAACGTTCTTCACTCTTTGTTTTGGAAGTTAGCAACGGTGTCTAACTTTGTAGCAAGagatgctaatgttgctaaagtgagACTGAGGCTAACAGTTCCTATTTGCAGCAGTAATGCTAACATAGACAGTTATGACTGCTGCCACCTTTTGGCTAACTTCCCATCCGTTGTATTGTTGGTATATTGCCTTCGCTTTAGCTCGGAGACACTAATTTACGCAGCTTTCAGATAAAGTTTTGCACCGACAGCAGCTTTTTATTTGTCCACTGTTTCTGTAAAAGCTTCACGTGACATCCTATGATTTCATGGTGGAGTAGAAGTTGTcgattaatggattattttgaccattttcaaataataactgaaaacatttgcacaaatttTCCTGCCAgtagtttcttttctttacgtTAAAGTTGACCCAGTGAAGTTTTCGTTATCTTTAGCGTGTCCTTGGTGTCGATTGTCAGCGGTTTTTAGCATCGAACCAGTGGCGGCACTTTCACGCTGGCGTCGTCACAAGTAACTTTTAAGTGGAGAAACAAGATATTTTGCACGTACACTGTATCAGCATGGTGTATTTTAGTGTGTTCTGAAGTTCCCACTTACTTTTATAATTAAAGTACTTGACTCGTTTCTTTCAAACGGGACAGTTTTGTCGTTATTTCAGCCTGTGACAGGATTTTCAGCTcattctaaataataataataaaagaaaaatgctaaCAAAATCCTTAAACGTCCAGAACAACACGTTAAATATTCCTACGCTAAGAGCTGAACATTTTTGACTCACAGCAAGAGGGCGAAATGTTGCctgagctgtgagcgccccctgtgccTGGAAGCACCAAACGACAGGCTctatgtgtctctctgtccagtGACGTACTTAAACGcatcatcatttttgtttgccgTGAATTAACCACAGCGCCGGTTCTTCTGTCTTTGCAATACAACTGTCTTCCCGTAGATTTAGTCAATAAAATGAGAATTCTTGTTTggttttgtgactttttctgtttgtttttttgacagaaaatcTGGTATAAACTACAATCGCCACCCAGTGGTTGTTTGCCGCTATTGATCCAACGACTTTAAATCAATTGACCTTTAAATGTTAGATGGTGGCTCAAACTCAGTTTCATTAATAACTTACAGTTCTTAGCATTAGCTCTTAATAGTACACACTTTCATCAACATTTCAATTCACTTTATACTATTTGTTGTAGAAATACTGGTGCCTTTAGCTACTGAGGCTAACTGCTCGCACTTACCTGGCTAACAGAAAAGAGGCTACGTCATCCACTACATTAGTATTAAAATAGGAGGAGCATTACGAGGCTGTTAGATCAGGTTGTAACATCTCCTCTTGAAGTGGAAgcagatttatttcatttttaatggctGAAACTCAACATTGACCGACATATTTGCCGATGATAAACCAGGTGAGAAACAGTCAACACGTCTAGATTAAGATTAAAACCACGTGATGTGACAGTAAATCAATTCTCTTGCagaaaaacccacaaaacattgaacaaaatatttatttttgacaattATACGACCCCTCTCGTTCTCCGAGGTGAACAAAGACGGTACAAAATGCTGCCAcagattaaatttaaaataaaaaaaaaagaaaagtgacacaGATTGGCAGTCCTAATCTGAAGTTATAAACCCTAAAACTGCGGCGGCAATGCTGACAGACGTGAAGAAGACAAGGAGGAATGTGATgatgagaaatgaaaacaacaaatacaaccaGCCCTGAGATTAAacacatggacaaaaaaaaaagccagaataaaacatgtattttggTATAAAAATCTCAGGCTCTGACAAACCTCTCtgttaaaaaaactaaaatgtatttaatgacaataaaaacattaacagtggcacaaattaaaaaaaaaagaaaaaaaaaaggtgtggtTCATCAGTGACACTGTGGTTCAAACAGGCCTTACACGGCACAACACTGCCCCTAGTGGCAGCATCGTGAGGTACAGAGAGGGGaaatcacattcacacaaaaaacaaacatacaagctGACGCCTGCAGCACCTTCACACATGACCGCACAGGTGCGAACACACCTGGACCCAAGCtcagtgtgagtcagtgtgaagCTGCGTCACAAACACTGATTGACAGCTGCCTTCAGTCGCCGGGACGACGTCCTCTGATTTGTCTTTGCGCCACACGTTAGTGacagaagcagaaaaaataTCACGCAGCAGAAATCTTAAAGGTTcgttctgttgtttttttaaatgcggTTAAAACtccatttttacatcacagcaaccAGGAGcggtcgatccactgctgcctccgtcagtaagTTCATAAATGTCACTGTGTGAATTCAGTGCTTAGAACTCTTTCTttagattcacctcagtgacacaaactgaccacacgaggcagcgctACACCGGCAGCCTGTGTGAcgccatgagctaaaaacacagattttctcaatggagtttggttgCGGTTTACAAACCATGGTTCACGTCTCGAGCTGGTTCTCGACGGTGACTCAAcgttaccatggaaaccaaCGTCCCATATGCATGaatagtttttaaatgaacgGCCTGTGAACCCAAGTGAAAGTGATTAAATCACAGgatgaaataattattttgatttgaaatgtcGTACATTCAATCAATCAGAAGTGATCAATGCATAAAAAAACTAATACAAAACATGAATTGATTAATCTACTTGATtgacaaattatttattttgttaaacaaaaacaaccagattttaaattgaatttaaaaaaatcactacATTTCGTTGTTTTTCGTCGCCGCCATTTTAAACTGTTGCCACTTGTGATCGCTATGGTGATGTTGGACGTAGCagaggaccacacacacacacacacacacacacacacacacacacacacacacacacacacacacacacacacacacacacacacacacacacacacacacacacacacacacacacacagaaagtacATTCAAACGCGACGACTGCGGAGAAAACGACGATTGTGAAATCCGAAAAAAACCTCGCCTTGTTGACGACGTGCGATCATCAATaacttaaaaacaatcaaagttCGCAAAAACGAGAAACTTCCggaataaataaaccaaatagaATCAAATACTTAGAAAATTAAATAtctttgattattattattactcataTCGGATCCAGAAAAATCAAACTTTATAAATAACTGCACATACGACAGAGTTCGCTGCGATGTGACAACAGCGCCACACGCTGGACTGACTCCgcgctaaccctaacccttctgTGGTTGGATGGCTGCAGAGCAGAGTGGGCGGAGTTAAGGTTTACGGGTGCTGGCTGTCGATTGGTGAGAACCGTCGCCATGGTTACCAGGAGAGGAGGTCACAGCCGGACGTCTGCAAGagaaagatttcaaaataagagaaaaaacaagcaagtttcaggccactttattaggtacacctgttcacaCTGATCAGCCAATCACGTCACAATAAATTTGACGCTAATTTCTCATTTTTAGAttattctctgtaaactctagagatggatttgagtttttcttttttaaacgtTTCCgttcaaaatcacttaaatcaatCACCTTAAAGAATCTACTTAAAAAAACGTGTAAAAGGGAAAACCCTGAACCCCAGCGAGCGTTTCCTCACCTGCTGACGTTCATTCTGTCACCTGTCGTCCCATCTCGTCCCTGAAGCGCCTTTCAACGTCTTGttctgaggaaaaaacacacaatttcagCTGGAGTGGAACTTTTGTCACCAGAGATTTTTcagtaaagtacattttatttatttattctcaccTTGTGCTTTTTACACTTCATGGAGAAGTTTTCCTCGATGAGAACACACTCTGCTGGAACATGGAGAACACAGAAGTCAAGCACAGACTCAttccacaccaccaccatcgACACCACCATTGACACCACCTacacgctcacattcacacctttaGCCGTTTACAGACGCAAGTCAAGAGGCGTTCACGCTGAACTCGCCGCAGCCGTGGGAACATTCAAGGTTAAATTTAGGAATGAGAAAAATCATCTAAACGTTGACTATTCGAGCCACGTTTGAAATGATTCCCTCAAGTTTGTTCTCGAGAAGAACTTTAACGCACAAACAGATGAGTTTTAGTTGCAAGAACTTACTGATTCTGTTAAATATCCATCATCTCGATCTCATGATAGAATGTAGTGATAAGTTGTTTTTGCCCCCTACTGGATGCTACTAGATGCTCGGTGAACCTCAAAGGGGATTTTTAGTGCGGACGTACCTGACTCCAGAGCACACCTGTAGTGGTACTTGTTGGGACAACCTTTGAAGAAGCAGCCCAGTGACGCCCCGGGATCCCGACACGCTGAACACACCTGAATCATGACACCACAGTTGTTTTTAAGAAGTTTGCAGCCGATGATTGTTTTCAGGACGGATTCATCTGTTAAAAATCACTTTGCCGATAAATCCGGTAACCGCTTGGTCCACGAAACGTTCACTAATGTCTTTTTATTGAGTTTTAAGTGATCGCTTTTTTATATgtagcaaagaaaatattcacatttaagacgctaaATCATACTATTTATTTACCATTTATAAGAAAGAAGACAGTTTTGAGATCAAATAAAGTCAATACGAGGGCTTAATAACTTAAACTTAGTGGCATTTCTGTGtgatatggcttataaataattatctaatattatatatatatatatatatatatatatatatatatatatatatatatatatatatatatatatatatatatatatatattagaatAAACACGTCGTATTGCGTCACAGAGTGTGTCACGTGTGACGAGCCGAAGGTGCACTTTTACCGTCTCGTGCGCGGCCTTCACCGCCTCCTCCAGACCGTAGACTTTGCCCTTGACCAGGAACACGCCTGCTGACCAGATGGCGCAGTCTTCATGGAGCCAGTACTCGCAGGGCTCCAGCAGCAGAACAGGGGCGCTGTACCAGTCCTCTATGTCCTCGCCGCCGGCGACGGAGTGAGCCCGCTTCGCCGCGGGGCTGTCGGTGCCGTCCCCGCCGCTCCACCGCTGACTCTGCTTCAGCTGAGCTCCGGTCCTGAACGAGCGCAGCGCGGGCGGGACGGCGCGCTTCCTCCTCGTCCTGCGTCTGACGCTGCAGGACGACGAGTCGGTGTCGCTGtagccgccgccgccaccgccgccgtcCTCCTTGAGGCCTGACGTGCTGGCTGGTGTTTTGGCATTTTTCTGGTAACCCTCGGGGTAGTAAGGGCCGTGGAGGTCGCCCAGGTCCATGGCGTTGGCCGACTGTCCACACAGGCAGCAGACGAAAGCGCGCTGGTGCTGGCCGCGTGTGGACGCCCGGcccagctgcacacaggaagtgctgggTATGGCTGCAGAGATGAAGTCAGTGGAGAGAGCCAGCTGCGGCTGCTGACCCTTCTTAGGTTGCGTCCGCACTTCCTCGGGATAGTTGATGACAGTGCACAGTGACGGCGACGACTGCCGGCGCTCCAGGTGTATGAACGGAGAGAAACCGTCCAACCTCGGGTCTCGTTTCTCCTCCTTGTAGTTGACGTACTTCAGCTTGATCTCCGGCTCCTTGGGAGAGAACATGGACGACGGCGGCAGCTGCCTGCCTCTGGGTTTGTTCCGCCTCCTCTTTGGAGTACGAGCCGCCTTCGTCTTGGCAGTGGGAGGTGTTCCGTTCTCTGCAGCCTGACTTTTGGCTTTGCCTCGACTTTTCTTTGGAGAATTTGATGaaggcggtggtggtggtggtgaaggaGGCGGGGACAACCTCGAGGGTTCGGGTTCCAGGTTTGTCTTGTTGACAGCAGAGTGAGGACAAGACTGCGATGAGCGTTTTGTCCTCGACCGCGTGGGCGTCTTTTCTGGCGAGCTCTCAGAATGTGAAACACCATCCAGCTCTTTTCTCGACCTTTTTTTGTGCACTGAAAACGGAGGACTTTTCTGAggtgtgctgctgtgtgactTTAGTGGACTACTGAGGATTTCAGAATCAGAGGTAGAGTCTTTACTGTCAGTGTTAGCGTTTagatttttgtctcttttcactGGAGTTCCTGATTTTTGTTTGGTCGTTTTCACCGAGAGCGACGCCCTTGCTCTGCTTCTCCTTTTGCTGACtttctggttgttgttgttgttgttgttgttgttgttcttcctcTTGGGACGGGCTACGTTGGAATTGCTCGCGGTTGACGGGGAAGCTCTGGCTTTCTTCTTGGTGCGTATGCATCCTGACACTTTATACTTGCTGGAGTTGATGTTCATAACTATGGCCTCCAGCCGCATCCCTCTGCCGGAGCGCACCGGGAGCTTTCTTTCACTCAAAGTCCTCTGTAGTGCCTTCACGTTCCCGTTCATGTGAGGAACGACAGTCGCGGGTTTCTCATCGTCCTCTGTCAAATCAATCAACTCCACTGGCGCCTTCTGTCTGAGCACCTGCGGCTCGTTCTCGCAGCTCGAATCCAACCTTGTGCCGTTAGCGCTGGTGTCAAAGCTGAGCTCAATGGTGCCGTTTGTGCTCAAGCCGTCCAACGCAGCGTCCTCTGCAGTCTCCAGGTAAGAGTTGTCGCCGCTGGGTGAGCTGGAGGCCTGAGGCAGGAGGAACTCGTCCTCCACATCGTCCAGTGAGGTAGCAGAGGGGGACACGGGGTCCTCCAGAGGACTGACATACTCCCTGTTCAGGGAATGAGAGTCTTTAGCAGCCACTGCATCCATAGCGACCGTCGGGTCTTGTCGGTTAGACATGAGGAAGACCACATCGGAGCCgtcctgctcctcatcctccaccGCTGCAGGAACAAGCGTCTCCGGGGAGGAGCCGTTGCAAACCCCTGCACTCGACCGGCTGTCAGCTTGACCGTTCTCCAAACCCCGACAGTTTTCCCAAGAACCGCTGCTTTCCACTTCCTCTTCACCTTGCGTTCCATTTTCCACGTCCCCGCCACTGCTAACGGCTCCACCATTCAGCTCACGAACGTCCTGCGTTAGAAACATGTCCCCGCCATCCTCTGGTCCCGTGTAAGCCTGGGACAATGACTGCAAGAGTTCTGGCTGAGCGGCGAGGTCCACTGGCCCCTCGACCCGCTCCAAGTAATGCTGGTTCAGTAAGTAGCCGCTCTCCGCTAGCCCTTTATCCGAATCACACAAAGGGTGGAGGGCGAAGCGGCTGATGGGCGGAGACAGAGAGTCTGGGGTGGAAAAGACATGAGACCTGCTCACGTAGGAGAGGGTGACTGTAGTGTGGGAGAAGGCATTGTCTGGTTGAATATGTTCCCCTGAACTGAGCGTGACGTCTGAGGAGCCCGTCTCAGAGAAGGCTAATCCCGGGTTGCCTGTACCGGAGTTCTGGAACCAGCTGGGGCTCTTGACCACCCGCAGGCCGTCTATGGAGGTGGCATTCAGGACACATTCCTCGCCCTTCCTGGTCAGGTCGATCACAGTGGAGATGCTGGAGGTGGAGAGGTCTTGAGGCTGTAGATCATCTAAGCTCCCAGGTGGCTGCTCCATAACAACTGCAGAGGATGGAGACAGTAAAGAGACATGAGTTATCCACTCAATCCACGTTACACCACCTAATGAACATGTAAAACCTGAAGGGAAACTATGGTTTGTtgaattcattcaaactgaatgattttggtttgtggacaaaagctAATAATCGGCCGATATTAATATTTTGatgataatattgtgtgtcAACAGCTACCATTGCTCTTTATTAACATTAGGGCTGCGACTAACGATTGTTTTCTCAATTAATAGAGTACTTAAAAGTTCCATAAAAGGTGTTTCACAAACcacaatgaatcattttcaatgatttctctgttataCAAGGAGCAAAAAACCaggaaatactcacatttaaaacaagctgaaaaaaCCTAAAAAGCGCCACCCGCTGCTCATCTCTGTAAAATTACTCCAAACAGTgtctcataaaaacacacaatactaCATTAAAGTATGTGTatgcataatgacaataaagaattctTGAATCTTGAGTTACTGACTTCTAATGTTGAAACACAAACACGGCAGCAAAGTTACGCAAGAAAAGACTCAAATTCAGgacaaataaaccaaacaattttCATTCAAAGTCTGTAATCTACTAATAACAGGTAATCTAATCTGTTTATGTCACTgaatgtttcacactggacctttaacaccAGTGGATGTTaacatacaaacatgcacaatttattttatagaTTTAGGTTAAAATTTGCTGAACATGTTTATGGAATTCAGTTTAAAAAcggcagtttttttgtttttttttttgtctttatcgCTCCAGAACAGATTGACTAAACTCATCCTCGAGGTCACAGTTCACTGTGTTAAACTAATAAGATAATTAACACACTTTGTTTAGTATTTTCTAGTTCTTTAATCTTTGATTTAACAGCTtgaaaaaatttttttttaatatcctaACGGTGACATTAGCTTAAAATCTGACGCGTGCTTGTATTTCATCAACATCTTTGACGGCATGGCAGGGATTAACTCACAAATTACACTTAAAAGTTCAtcagtaattattattaaaagtttcaggttttgatgttttttaagCTGTTAAAATCAGAGCCTTTCCGGACAAACTCTACTTCACCTGGAACGTTGACAGGTCAGAGAGGCTAAACGACAGTTAGCTTACCTTAGCCACAGCTAGCGTTGGCCAGCTAGGCCCGGCTAAGCTCCGGTAACGTTCCCTTAATGACGTACTCCAATAAACATCCTGCTAATTTAAGGTTTTCTCACCGGCAAAAGACAATCACACAGAATTCAACGAGTTCTAACTACTTATATAATGCGATAATTGTTCATCTTTAATTCGGCATGGTTTACACTGTTATTTGgagtttttaaacaataaaataccaTATTTTGTTGCTTACTCGTCCGCACGGTTCGTTACTTCCCACTTGGGCTGTTGCGAACTTTTTTAGTTTACAACaggacactttttaaaaaaaattgacttcATATCGGGTATTATTGTTATAACATTAACTCCGAATTCAATATTGCACAGTAACAGGAAGCATGTGTGTAAATTCTTATAAACCGGTTGAACTACTCCGTCAACAATCATGGTTTTTGTCAAATTGAATACAACTTTGCACGGAGTTTGGCGGACACGCTCCTTCCAGTAAAGAGAACGGCACGCATCGGGGCAAGGCCCGGCTGCGTGAAACAAAGGCAGAGCGGAGGTAATGCGGTGCGGATCCAAACTTACCCGGGCGGGAGAGACCGTAGCGTTTTTTGTTGTCCCGTTAAGATCTCGTCTCCCGCTGCATCTCCGACACACGAGCCGGTCACGTCCCGACAATTACCCGGTAACAGCGGCCGGGGGAGAGAGCCCCGAATTAAAGAAAGACCCTCACACTTTTCAGGAACACACTTCTGGTGGAGCAGTGGTGGAGAATCACACTTCCGTTCTCagcccttcaaaataaaaccggCAGACGACGTTCACATCAACAGGCTGAAGTGACCCAAAtctgatatttttctttgttgtctttacTCTTAAAGGTTTGTtcggacaaaacaaacaagcaaaatcAATTACAATTTTCCAGTTAGACTTATATTCTTTATTGGACTGCAGCGACACCATTACAGCCTGGTTCCCGCGAGGGCTAGG contains these protein-coding regions:
- the si:dkey-94l16.4 gene encoding transcription factor 20 isoform X2; translated protein: MEQPPGSLDDLQPQDLSTSSISTVIDLTRKGEECVLNATSIDGLRVVKSPSWFQNSGTGNPGLAFSETGSSDVTLSSGEHIQPDNAFSHTTVTLSYVSRSHVFSTPDSLSPPISRFALHPLCDSDKGLAESGYLLNQHYLERVEGPVDLAAQPELLQSLSQAYTGPEDGGDMFLTQDVRELNGGAVSSGGDVENGTQGEEEVESSGSWENCRGLENGQADSRSSAGVCNGSSPETLVPAAVEDEEQDGSDVVFLMSNRQDPTVAMDAVAAKDSHSLNREYVSPLEDPVSPSATSLDDVEDEFLLPQASSSPSGDNSYLETAEDAALDGLSTNGTIELSFDTSANGTRLDSSCENEPQVLRQKAPVELIDLTEDDEKPATVVPHMNGNVKALQRTLSERKLPVRSGRGMRLEAIVMNINSSKYKVSGCIRTKKKARASPSTASNSNVARPKRKNNNNNNNNNNQKVSKRRSRARASLSVKTTKQKSGTPVKRDKNLNANTDSKDSTSDSEILSSPLKSHSSTPQKSPPFSVHKKRSRKELDGVSHSESSPEKTPTRSRTKRSSQSCPHSAVNKTNLEPEPSRLSPPPSPPPPPPSSNSPKKSRGKAKSQAAENGTPPTAKTKAARTPKRRRNKPRGRQLPPSSMFSPKEPEIKLKYVNYKEEKRDPRLDGFSPFIHLERRQSSPSLCTVINYPEEVRTQPKKGQQPQLALSTDFISAAIPSTSCVQLGRASTRGQHQRAFVCCLCGQSANAMDLGDLHGPYYPEGYQKNAKTPASTSGLKEDGGGGGGGYSDTDSSSCSVRRRTRRKRAVPPALRSFRTGAQLKQSQRWSGGDGTDSPAAKRAHSVAGGEDIEDWYSAPVLLLEPCEYWLHEDCAIWSAGVFLVKGKVYGLEEAVKAAHETVCSACRDPGASLGCFFKGCPNKYHYRCALESECVLIEENFSMKCKKHKNKTLKGASGTRWDDR
- the si:dkey-94l16.4 gene encoding transcription factor 20 isoform X1 — protein: MEQPPGSLDDLQPQDLSTSSISTVIDLTRKGEECVLNATSIDGLRVVKSPSWFQNSGTGNPGLAFSETGSSDVTLSSGEHIQPDNAFSHTTVTLSYVSRSHVFSTPDSLSPPISRFALHPLCDSDKGLAESGYLLNQHYLERVEGPVDLAAQPELLQSLSQAYTGPEDGGDMFLTQDVRELNGGAVSSGGDVENGTQGEEEVESSGSWENCRGLENGQADSRSSAGVCNGSSPETLVPAAVEDEEQDGSDVVFLMSNRQDPTVAMDAVAAKDSHSLNREYVSPLEDPVSPSATSLDDVEDEFLLPQASSSPSGDNSYLETAEDAALDGLSTNGTIELSFDTSANGTRLDSSCENEPQVLRQKAPVELIDLTEDDEKPATVVPHMNGNVKALQRTLSERKLPVRSGRGMRLEAIVMNINSSKYKVSGCIRTKKKARASPSTASNSNVARPKRKNNNNNNNNNNQKVSKRRSRARASLSVKTTKQKSGTPVKRDKNLNANTDSKDSTSDSEILSSPLKSHSSTPQKSPPFSVHKKRSRKELDGVSHSESSPEKTPTRSRTKRSSQSCPHSAVNKTNLEPEPSRLSPPPSPPPPPPSSNSPKKSRGKAKSQAAENGTPPTAKTKAARTPKRRRNKPRGRQLPPSSMFSPKEPEIKLKYVNYKEEKRDPRLDGFSPFIHLERRQSSPSLCTVINYPEEVRTQPKKGQQPQLALSTDFISAAIPSTSCVQLGRASTRGQHQRAFVCCLCGQSANAMDLGDLHGPYYPEGYQKNAKTPASTSGLKEDGGGGGGGYSDTDSSSCSVRRRTRRKRAVPPALRSFRTGAQLKQSQRWSGGDGTDSPAAKRAHSVAGGEDIEDWYSAPVLLLEPCEYWLHEDCAIWSAGVFLVKGKVYGLEEAVKAAHETVCSACRDPGASLGCFFKGCPNKYHYRCALESAECVLIEENFSMKCKKHKNKTLKGASGTRWDDR